In a single window of the Bactrocera dorsalis isolate Fly_Bdor chromosome 2, ASM2337382v1, whole genome shotgun sequence genome:
- the LOC105222914 gene encoding intermembrane lipid transfer protein VPS13B isoform X2, whose product MEDYDELMEHIPICIYKFDLKNINFEIYTSTEATTTTQKHTHNRLPSALKLALPYFLVHIRHLDGTLCKPLHVDKLVHTTCQLPEKPHMLLDACHDNYALHMSQLSVSMVNRMRKTTVRLMHIPHLQLTYSDLLQKHHWKEDILIPLRKLDLHFELIHIDFNKRNLIIAERLLNCVLSYRPYLLWKIANQSMQIIKNEREPTLHTEIRDLRVEFQCYQSYNTGYMEFYRLLSHVVTYTDHCRTKHLLLDSERGNKPKKWLMASVQMNPEGLQTAANKKEALVALAVWIEPITIFVDATLLEFLKYQEEYDHKVEKEPASEVELHTQQYQAQTPSQTHVSSSQPPRVHTNITSISTGAGPPLMRRSSRNSLPSRKISQPEETIHFSSERDEKVDLDTVSVSPSTTADATTTSLWQQIKSLVICLELGHITLNIAEKIQWSKDKEDLLNEYTQIQLPKFSMRSTNAENLSRTNLQEKFTIYTAPKDTINWVIALYGFSLKRYNSLEVDVLLPDVYTTATIVVTHKNQTEARIMSVPMSTLSSAKEMPSELVAEAVANIDGESSPLPPPTEITNFQTSTPATQAQNAAEEVDAITVHVDTMPIHFHVSEAKCKALHIHMGILGNVIKLIGPMAQLNASAQMQKAPPPIRVVTASEENAAIKHFLELETSSSVSSVFLEKKSTAASTTSFFCQWSIAKIICELTAKERKSKMVLELEDLLSTVDKREDFTKFTGKVGQCNLLYYTPDADDGWIAQPSLRLKMLGEVTNMPFLNFVYTSVGLKSFYTRIGVKPKYDASRSIAEIIVTIQAMEIIIDLDILKEFVGSLGMLFVANGCNTNPKDATVTEIQANPPTAADLPLIHLDSKGFTLYTPLSTNRECCTVLIWKLESMKITPNLENPLQRAPIRPDVYSKAAQLGFLNTPGSLVEDRQYELVLQNISVSSGDWEEILDHMAQQAKTFQHTNPAVEWNMQNREASPHITDIFTHFTFIGIFAPCIAYNNVLICGQALEFNCASDLVATLNTDQLYALGLMANSLTKLQDTAEKSVPIRKTSSIRLQKQKSSSHQNVYEHVGPNSSSTLQCGELLIAPTHKNARNSAPAFEPIDENTEQNVKADSGIHSQLSRVEHQSTRTASTDTHECKFPQTVSFIAGTFTIDLYQVSPELSNTDDLQDKCKKKASLLVPLLSLTVSQPSYMFTQNIYDNTTQMSVFNLSVHSMPTASVDAAFASISPIEFIDTRPGELGPTGIPPPLFTIRKHITKQKLVETDVEIARPIIVTLQEQQTVVLLQNSLILYQTILRSGYLNPRSFRVVQSASKIMLMRNHFYDCDRLHVKLDKVMVLIKHAGEYEGKLVCADMHFSATFLQRPEKAVLKASVGSLHLQVGERIFLHPVAIRSSFTFVSEPWFYLPLVSGTMKFDVLHLDVDVSGLKELQRIQQGLERLTVRLNGEWTNYLRNRPPMGAPSRVSADNLEPLPPPSFKEFLNSRNISMKRLSREEFYQDDLRAGAFQFVEMSTDAFLPLPYQIQIIKKNFGIICWRYPQPRKMCKIQVFPVPMAVQKPINIRCQMEYFSESHECFLHFSEFWLSETSAKDIVLPEREICANIWRVVIMQSLVAVNGECFETSEEEEDKIPSLKIEDLFKLESNDADFILHPKVLVGCMRIDTAFQSECVPKLQMLLSCSSLQVKLFNQVSDEYKLPPALAEYTLAPTKQISQAFLTVLLEKLSIHAAFNSPEIYSIDSSLTLNVKCLDYGFLNMLSVLEDAKLQSYVTVNQKKRLLNINAVLEKFRINIGPSILHTLLSSKAHWQELFKAHAPGDCHVLLPKCIVVNRMQALVSFGQTGTTERIQLQPLECSLYSFGNDGNSQELTFFVADNETRITDASQSVAIPFKFDGERLLQSIRIGDKCLIIELQKLSATQVVVLLKGQIELVSMVPQELRVELRFDESKDADEKRPLEYLVKSDGYSSFYAAVQRTSNVFMRLKMVIPKVKGRTGDIPLKPNKKLPWLVKVPTTNNEFVSFWVRVVREDIPDLCHELFEPQRILVTIWPIFELQSRLPCPLSATESTTGKLFEIEPRGGRFALDVPATHLTEHKIEFNTTYPLNCECGTEQTLSLKSMQWNSFFWYDEKNWGIDDALHKLKAETVPSTKWPIDDEEELRVERMSHCTGAADLVYRIKPAKEFSCTTCLEVTAWAMFINATGLDIGICFGESKKRTTIQSNCLEMLGFIGTAFTIDLPLENADSPWVCSMPVYANGINPSGGPRGYVLPDNDSIDIGIVHAAEVYKFVLESKIDNEKRVFRLRPKYVVANFTNCKLQLLTFAMDHKESAQRQTLEEFTALATKLELNTVQWSENCIGQTINAFHDLRPNKKAKRTKDTAYICFVSLKLPDGDDFSIPIPLSIPFTRRSFAIQNGEESLPLVATLIEKDRIYYLNIFEDNSPALLVTNQTDVPFIIAQTSASENSKVSNTTPEYSGRHFEWYQHVPAYSKCYYTPPELYTSFPDVESTTCNITLALHKENPTKKTLKWSKPIRTDRTWEKFLYIPNHGDVKVIVCDKHRVTRIFVYYIAQLEFSVKDLRSRLLTSKATTDIDSPNSSLLSISPSTAIHEPITMSSTPAKCRHFSNECDTKTQLKIRCFIKELIVSLHADGKTNDCTKSEIVGLYADDTLIAFDDDDDDRELHLLLPNLQLDNQNYVCGQYDFPVVLCAQELYERKPIVPPVHFLDRTYQNLRNRGLMAHFSIGFFEDEMKLHSIVCTFSPMRIYIEDSYLNCLLDAVVDCTPSNCAYRTELPSSRITLASGEYLLPRVIVGQAICIAEPLQIREFQIEPLSVLLSVHTSIRLYIALDHSPLSFSTYNRQYILTMPLRFGQSLSMHYLSGAIFGAGWVVGSLEILGSPSGLARSFTTGLRDFVSMPVEGLFRGPWGFIIGVTQGSASLLRNVTAGTLNSVSKLAASVARNLDRLTLDQEHIERTEALRRCRPHGFTEGLAQGVTGLGISILGAVGGLARHTLEARSPVEVMTGVGKGLVGAVTKPLSGAAELLALTGQGVLHTVGFNTMPELRVPNICVNIITEPSAYRIWKLLPGTLRSDQILFNHEVTLVTHEQLRQGYALLTSSVFALMEMQSYSLICVVPIDKMEMTSDATDKTLYYIRLVKDKEGSDEENYTNQRIMTYIHSSTSLKNVPTTASGSLGDLLQTHEHELQVSRRKQTDWSFYINETLGEHIIKYLRVMNRNC is encoded by the exons ATGGAGGACTACGATGAACTTATGGAGCACATACCAATTTGTATCTATaaattcgatttgaaaaatatcaactttGAGATTTACACCAGcacagaagcaacaacaacaacccaaaAGCACACACATAATCGGTTGCCGAGCGCTTTAAAGCTAGCATTGCCCTATTTCTTGGTACATATCAGACATTTGGATGGCACACTTTGCAAACCGCTACATGTCGACAAACTTGTGCACACTACATGCCAACTGCCAGAGAAACCGCATATGCTACTTGACGCCTGCCATGACAATTACGCTTTACACATGTCACAACTTTCTGTATCGATGGTGAACCGAATGCGCAAAACTACAGTTAGACTGATGCATATACCACACTTGCAATTGACTTATTCCGATCTTTTGCAAAAGCATCACTGGAAGGAGGACATACTAATACCGCTAAGAAAATTAGATTTGCATTTTGAACTTATCCATATTGATTTCAATAAACGCAATTTAATAATTGCTGAGCGTCTATTAAATTGTGTACTTAGCTATCGGCCATATTTACTGTGGAAAATAGCAAATCAATCgatgcaaataataaaaaatgaaagggaACCAACTCTACATACCGAAATCAGAGACCTACGCGTTGAATTCCAATGCTATCAGAGTTATAATACGGGGTATATGGAATTCTACCGATTGCTATCCCATGTGGTGACGTACACCGACCACTGTCGAACCAAACATTTATTGTTGGACTCCGAAAGAGGTAATAAGCCAAAAAAGTGGCTCATGGCTAGTGTACAAATGAATCCGGAAGGCCTACAAACcgcggcaaataaaaaagaagcgCTCGTCGCGCTAGCAGTTTGGATCGAACCAATCACTATATTTGTCGATGCAACATTGCTCGAATTCCTTAAGTACCAAGAAGAATATGACCATAAAGTCGAAAAAG AGCCGGCAAGTGAAGTGGAGCTCCACACACAGCAGTATCAAGCACAAACGCCCTCACAAACACATGTGAGCAGTAGCCAACCGCCTCGTGTGCATACGAATATTACCAGCATTAGCACAGGCGCTGGACCACCACTGATGCGTCGCTCCTCTCGCAACTCGCTGCCTTCGCGCAAAATATCGCAGCCTGAGGAAACAATACACTTCAGCTCCGAACGCGATGAAAAAGTGGACTTAGACACTGTAAGCGTTTCCCCGTCCACCACCGCTGACGCAACAACTACTTCATTGTGGCAACAAATAAAATCACTTGTCATCTGCTTAGAATTGGGCCATATCACTCTGAATATAGCGGAAAAAATCCAATGGTCTAAAGATAAAGAAGATTTACTGAATGAATACACGCAAATTCAATTACCTAAATTTTCTATGCGTTCCACGAACGCTGAAAACTTATCGCGTACCAATCTCCAGGAGAAGTTCACCATATATACAGCACCGAAAGACACTATTAATTGGGTAATTGCATTGTATGGTTTCAGCTTGAAAAGGTATAACAGTCTAGAAGTGGACGTTTTGCTGCCAGATGTTTATACCACGGCAACAATTGTTGTTACCCACAAAAACCAAACGGAAGCCCGTATAATGTCAGTGCCGATGTCGACACTAAGCTCTGCAAAAGAAATGCCAAGCGAACTGGTAGCAGAAGCTGTGGCAAATATAGACGGAGAATCCTCCCCGCTGCCACCACCAACGGAAATTACGAATTTCCAAACCAGCACTCCAGCAACACAAGCTCAAAACGCAGCCGAGGAAGTAGATGCAATAACGGTACATGTGGATACGATGCCTATACATTTTCATGTGTCCGAAGCTAAG TGTAAGgcgttacatatacatatgggtATTTTGGGTAACGTCATCAAGCTTATAGGGCCCATGGCGCAACTAAATGCCAGTGCACAAATGCAAAAGGCCCCACCCCCGATACGTGTTGTTACTGCATCTGAGGAAAATGCggcaataaaacattttttggaactGGAAACTAGTTCATCGGTGTCCTCagtatttttggaaaaga AAAGTACAGCTGCATCCACCACGTCTTTTTTCTGCCAATGGTCTATCGCTAAGATAATTTGTGAATTGACAGCCAAAGAACGCAAGAGCAAAATGGTGCTCGAGCTCGAAGATTTGCTCTCCACCGTTGACAAACGTGAAGACTTCACCAAATTTACGGGCAAAGTTGGACAATGTAATCTGTTGTACTATACTCCCGATGCGGATGATGGTTGGATTGCTCAACCCAGTTTGCGTTTGAAAATGCTCGGTGAGGTAACCAATATGCCGTTTTTAAACTTTGTGTACACGTCAGTGGGTCTTAAGAGCTTCTATACACGCATCGGTGTCAAACCAAAATATGATGCCAGTCGCTCTATAGCCGAAATTATAGTCACAATCCAAGCCATGGAAATAATCATAGATTTGGATATTTTAAAAGAGTTTGTAGGCTCTTTAGGTATGCTATTCGTTGCGAATGGTTGCAACACAAATCCCAAAGATGCGACAGTCACAGAAATACAAGCGAATCCACCAACTGCTGCCGACTTACCACTAATACATTTGGATAGCAAAGGTTTTACATTGTATACACCTTTGTCAACGAACCGCGAATGCTGCACAGTGCTCATATGGAAG CTTGAGTCGATGAAGATAACACCAAATTTGGAGAATCCACTACAACGTGCGCCAATACGACCCGACGTGTACAGCAAGGCCGCTCAACTGGGCTTCCTAAACACACCCGGCTCTTTGGTTGAGGATCGTCAATACGAATTGGTGTTGCAAAATATATCTGTGTCTAGCGGTGATTGGGAGGAGATTTTGGATCACATGGCACAGCAAGCAAAAACTTTTCAACACACGAATCCCGCGGTTGAGTGGAACATGCAGAATCGCGAGGCATCACCGCATATTACGgacatatttacacatttcacttttatagGCATCTTCGCGCCGTGCATTGCCTATAATAATGTATTAATTTGTGGGCAAGCACTCGAATTTAATTGTGCATCTGATTTAGTGGCTACACTCAATACGGATCAGCTATATGCATTAGGCTTAATGGCCAACAGCTTAACTAAACTACAGGA CACCGCTGAAAAAAGTGTTCCCATACGAAAAACCAGCAGCATacgcttacaaaaacaaaaatcaagttCCCACCAGAATGTATATGAACATGTAGGTCCAAATTCAAGCAGCACCTTACAGTGTGGGGAGCTACTCATTGCACCCACGCATAAAAACGCACGCAACTCTGCGCCAGCCTTTGAACCAATCGATGAAAATACGGAACAAAACGTAAAAGCCGATTCGGGCATACACTCGCAATTATCGCGCGTGGAACATCAATCCACACGCACTGCGTCAACCGACACCCATGAGTGCAAGTTCCCACAAACTGTATCCTTCATTGCTGGCACTTTCACAATAGATTTATACCAAGTTAGCCCAGAGCTATCAAACACCGATGACCTACAAGATAAATGCAAAAAGAAAGCCTCACTTTTGGTGCCCCTCTTATCGCTGACCGTGTCGCAACCAAGCTATATGTTCACGCAAAATATATACGACAATACAACGCAGATGTCTGTATTCAATCTAAGTGTACATTCCATGCCTACCGCTTCAGTGGATGCTGCCTTTGCCAGCATTAGTCCTATTGAGTTTATCGACACAAGACCGGGTGAATTGGGACCAACTGGCATACCGCCTCCACTTTTCACCATACGCAAACACATAACCAAACAAAAGCTCGTCGAAACAGATGTGGAAATAGCTAGGCCAATAATCGTAACACTACAGGAGCAACAGACGGTTGTTCTGCTGCAAAACTCACTAATCCTGTATCAAACCATATTGCGAAGTGGCTATCTTAATCCGCGTTCCTTCAGAGTTGTGCAAAGCGCTTCTAAAATTATGCTCATGCGTAACCATTTCTACGACTGTGATCGGCTGCATGTAAAGTTGGATAAAGTGATGGTGCTGATAAAGCATGCTGGAGAATACGAGGGCAAACTAGTGTGCGCGGATATGCATTTTAGTGCCACATTCCTGCAGCGCCCCGAAAAGGCAGTGCTCAAAGCCTCAGTTGGTTCACTGCATCTGCAGGTGGGCGAAAGGATATTCCTCCATCCGGTTGCTATACGTTCGTCCTTTACTTTTGTCAGCGAACCATGGTTTTATTTGCCGCTAGTGAGTGGCACAATGAAATTCGACGTACTACATCTAGATGTGGATGTAAGCGGTTTGAAGGAGCTGCAACGCATACAGCAGGGTTTGGAAAGATTAACAGTTCGTCTCAATGGTGAGTGGACGAATTACTTGCGTAACCGTCCACCAATGGGTGCACCTTCCAGAGTGTCGGCTGACAACTTGGAACCGTTACCACCCCCTTCTTTCAAAGAATTCCTAAACTCACGAAATATTAGCATGAAAAGACTGTCACGCGAGGAATTTTATCAAGACGACTTGCG CGCTGGCGCTTTCCAGTTTGTAGAAATGTCTACAGATGCTTTTCTGCCGTTACCTTatcaaattcaaataattaagaaaaatttcggCATCATTTGCTGGCGCTACCCTCAACCaagaaaaatgtgcaaaatcCAAGTGTTTCCAGTGCCGATGGCG GTACAGAAACCCATCAATATCCGTTGCCAAATGGAATACTTCAGTGAGTCGCACGAATGTTTCCTGCACTTCAGTGAGTTCTGGCTCTCCGAGACGTCTGCCAAAGATATAGTGCTGCCCGAACGCGAAATTTGTGCCAACATTTGGCGTGTGGTCATTATGCAATCGTTGGTGGCTGTAAACGGTGAATGCTTCGAAACCAGCGAGGAGGAGGAGGACAAA ATACCGAGCCTCAAAATTGAGGACCTCTTCAAGCTCGAAAGCAACGACGCGGACTTTATTTTACATCCAAAAGTGCTTGTAGGCTGCATGCGCATCGACACTGCTTTTCAGTCGGAGTGTGTGCCCAAATTACAAATGCTGCTATCATGTTCGTCGCTGCAAGTGAAGTTGTTCAATCAGGTCAGTGATGAGTACAAATTGCCACCAGCACTTGCTGAATACACACTTGCGCCCACCAAGCAAATCAGTCAGGCATTTTTAACTGTACTGCTTGAAAAGCTTAGCATTCATGCTGCATTCAATAGTCCAGAGATTTACAGCATCGACAGCAGTCTAACCTTGAATGTTAAATGTCTGGATTATGGCTTTCTGAATATGCTGTCAGTGCTGGAGGATGCCAAACTGCAAAGCTATGTAACTGTAAATCAGAAAAaacgtttattaaatattaatgctGTGCTTGAGAAATTCCGCATCAATATTGGGCCATCGATACTGCACACGCTGCTCTCGTCCAAAGCACACTGGCAGGAGCTGTTCAAGGCGCATGCGCCGGGTGACTGCCATGTCCTATTGCCCAAATGTATTGTTGTGAACCGCATGCAAGCGCTAGTTTCTTTCGGACAAACTGGCACAACCGAACGCATACAACTGCAACCGCTGGAGTGCAGCTTGTACAGCTTCGGCAACGATGGCAACAGCCAGGAGCTAACTTTCTTCGTTGCAGACAATGAAACGCGTATTACCGACGCCTCCCAATCGGTGGCGATACCTTTTAAATTCGATGGTGAACGACTGCTGCAGAGCATACGTATCGGTGACAAGTGTCTGATAATTGAATTGCAAAAACTGTCAGCCACACAAGTGGTTGTGCTCTTGAAAGGTCAAATCGAGTTGGTGTCTATGGTTCCACAAGAGTTACGCGTAGAACTGCGCTTTGATGAGTCCAAAGACGCGGATGAAAAGAGACCGCTGGAGTATTTGGTTAAAAGCGACGGTTACTCGTCGTTTTATGCAGCTGTACAACGCACATCAAATGTATTTATGAG ACTGAAAATGGTGATTCCAAAAGTTAAAGGTCGTACTGGTGACATACCCTTAAAGCCAAACAAAAAGTTACCTTGGTTAGTGAAAG TACCCACGACAAATAACGAATTCGTTAGCTTCTGGGTTCGGGTGGTACGCGAAGATATTCCCGACCTTTGCCACGAACTATTCGAACCACAGCGAATACTCGTTACAAtttggccaatatttgagttgcaATCACGACTGCCATGCCCGCTGTCTGCCACAGAGAGTACAACTGGAAAACTATTTGAAATCGAACCACGCGGCGGCCGATTTGCGCTCGATGTACCGGCCACACATTTGACGGAGCACAAAATTGAGTTTAACACCAC tTATCCTTTAAATTGCGAATGTGGCACAGAGCAAACTCTTTCGCTCAAATCCATGCAGTGGAACTCATTTTTTTGGTATGATGAAAAGAACTGGGGCATTGATGACGCGCTTCACAAGCTGAAAGCCGAAACAGTCCCGTCTACGAAATGGCCAATAGATGACGAGGAAGAATTGCGTGTGGAACGCATGTCACACTGCACCGGCGCTGCAGATCTTGTCTATCGTATTAAACCCGCAAAAGAGTTTTCGTGCACCACATGTTTGGAAGTAACTGCCTGGGCAATGTTCATTAATGCTACTGGCTTAGATATAGGCATTTGTTTTGGTGAATCCAAAAAGCGAACGACTATCCAATCAAATTGCCTTGAAATGTTGGGTTTTATTGGCACGGCCTTCACCATAGATTTGCCTTTAGAAAATGCCGATTCACCATGGGTGTGTTCAATGCCAGTTTATGCTAATGGCATCAATCCATCGGGTGGCCCTCGTGGCTACGTTTTACCCGACAACGATAGCATAGATATTGGGATAGTACACGCAGCGGAGGTCTATAAATTTGTGTTGGAATCCAAAATTGATAACGAAAAACGCGTATTTCGACTGCGTCCCAAATATGTCGTTGCCAACTTCACCAATTGTAAACTGCAGCTATTAACATTCGCAATGGATCATAAAGAGAGTGCGCAACGGCAAACTCTCGAAGAATTTACCGCCCTAGCTACTAAACTGGAGTTGAACACAGTGCAATGGTCAGAAAATTG CATTGGTCAAACAATTAATGCATTCCACGATTTAAGACCCAATAAAAAGGCCAAACGTACAAAGGATACGGCCTACATTTGTTTTGTCAGTTTAAAATTGCCCGATGGCGATGACTTCTCCATACCCATTCCGCTTAGTATACCGTTTACAAGACGCAGCTTTGCAATACAAAATGGGGAGGAATCTCTGCCATTAGTTGCCACACTCATCGAAAAGGATCGCATTTACTATTTGAACATATTTGAAGACAATAGCCCAGCACTGCTGGTCACCAATCAAACTGATGTGCCTTTCATTATCGCACAAACGAGCGCATCGGAAAACAGCAAGGTTTCCAACACTACTCCTGAGTATAGTGGGCGCCACTTCGAATGGTATCAGCATGTGCCGGCATACAGCAAGTGTTACTACACACCGCCGGAGCTTTATACGAGCTTCCCAGATGTTGAGTCAACTACGTGCAATATCACTCTAGCACTGCATAAAG aaaatcccacaaagaaaacattaaaatggTCAAAGCCGATACGCACGGATAGAACATGGGAGAAGTTCCTGTATATACCCAACCATGGCGACGTCAAAGTTATAGTCTGTGATAAACATCGGGTCACACGTATATTTGTGTACTACATAGCTCAG CTGGAGTTTTCTGTAAAAGACTTACGTTCTCGCCTGCTAACATCGAAGGCTACCACCGACATTGATAGCCCGAATTCATCGCTCTTATCGATCTCACCGAGCACTGCCATTCACGAGCCGATAACTATGAGCAGCACACCCGCTAAGTGCAGACACTTTTCGAACGAATGTGATACGAAAACCCAACTAAAGATTCGTTGCTTTATTAAGGAGTTAATTGTTAGTTTGCACGCCGACGGCAAGACAAATGACTGTACGAAATCTGAAATCGTCGGTCTGTATGCCGATGATACGTTGATAGCCTTCGATGATGACGACGATGATAGAGaattacatttgttgttgcccaaTTTACAATTGGATAATCAAAATTACGTGTGCGGCCAATATGATTTTCCTGTAGTGCTGTGCGCACAGGAATTATACGAACGGAAGCCGATTGTGCCGCCGGTGCACTTTCTGGATCGCACCTATCAGAATCTTCGTAATCGTGGCTTAATGGCGCATTTCAGCATTGGTTTCTTTGAGGATGAAATGAAACTACATTCCATTGTGTGCACATTCAGTCCAATGCGTATTTACATCGAAGACTCGTATCTTAACTGTTTACTGGACGCAGTTGTGGACTGTACGCCTTCCAATTGTGCTTACCGCACCGAACTGCCTAGTTCACGTATCACTCTGGCCAGTGGTGAATATCTGTTGCCTCGTGTCATCGTTGGCCAAGCGATTTGTATTGCCGAACCGCTGCAGATACGCGAGTTTCAAATTGAGCCACTTAGTGTGCTTCTCTCCGTGCATACTTCCATACGACTATACATAGCGCTTGATCATTCGCCGCTCTCATTTTCCACATACAATCGGCAATATATACTAACAATGCCCCTGCGTTTCGGACAGTCGCTAAGCATGCATTACCTATCTGGTGCTATTTTTGGCGCGGGTTGGGTTGTGGGCTCACTAGAGATACTCGGTAGCCCTAGTGGTTTAGCACGCTCCTTTACCACAGGCTTGCGGGATTTCGTTTCGATGCCAGTAGAGGGACTCTTTCGCGGTCCGTGGGGTTTTATCATAGGTGTTACACAAGGCTCAGCTTCGCTTTTGCGAAACGTAACGGCCGGTACATTGAATTCAGTGTCAAAATTGGCTGCGTCTGTTGCACGAAATCTCGATCGTCTCACATTAGATCAAGAGCATATTGAACGTACTGAAGCACTACGTCGCTGTCGACCCCACGGTTTCACGGAAGGATTGGCTCAGGGTGTCACCGGTTTGGGAATAAGCATTTTGGGTGCAGTTGGTGGCTTGGCGCGCCACACTCTAGAAGCGCGATCGCCCGTAGAAGTGATGACTGGTGTTGGAAAAGGTCTAGTTGGCGCAGTAACAAAGCCTCTAAGTGGTGCAGCAGAATTGTTAGCACTTACTGGACAAGGTGTACTGCATACTGTCGGTTTCAATACCATGCCGGAATTGCGTGTTCCCAATATCTGtgtaaatattataactgaaccGTCAGCATATCGTATTTGGAAATTGTTACCCGGCACATTGAGATCGGACCAAATCTTATTTAATCATGAGGTGACATTAGTGACGCATGAACAATTGCGACAGGGTTATGCTCTACTTACATCTAGTGTATTTGCACTTATGGAGATGCAGAGTTACAGTTTAATCTGTGTCGTCCCCATTGACAAGATGGAGATGACAAGTGATGCGACGGATAAAACGCTTTATTATATACGTTTGGTAAAAGACAAGGAAGGCTCTGACGAG GAGAACTATACAAACCAGCGTATTATGACTTACATACATTCCTCAACTTCATTAAAGAATGTGCCAACAACAGCTTCTGGTTCCCTGGGTGATTTACTGCAAACCCACGAGCATGAGTTGCAAGTAAGCAGGCGCAAGCAAACCGACTGGTCGTTCTATATTAATGAAACGCTGGGCGAACATATTATTAAGTATTTGAGGGTAATGAACAGAAATTGTTAA